The following coding sequences are from one Helicobacter sp. 12S02232-10 window:
- the murI gene encoding glutamate racemase has protein sequence MKAGVFDSGVGGLTVLKSILNANMFDEIIYYGDTARVPYGVKDKQTIINFSLEALDFFAPHHIDILIIACNTASAYALEEMKEKSPIPVVGVIEPGIQAVKNKITDKDASILVIATKATISSKMYQDKLHACGYTQIQSLATGLFVPIVEEGIKDGEILEATMRYYFSSVSKPPEAIILGCTHFPLIAPAIDVFFKHKSTLIHSGNAIVDYLQKNYGIAQKQIKKQAKLSFYASSNVSSLKETAQKWLSYL, from the coding sequence TTGAAAGCAGGTGTATTTGATAGTGGTGTTGGCGGTCTAACTGTTCTTAAAAGCATTTTGAACGCCAATATGTTTGATGAAATTATCTATTATGGTGATACTGCTAGGGTTCCTTACGGGGTTAAAGACAAACAAACCATCATTAATTTTTCACTTGAAGCGTTGGATTTTTTTGCTCCCCATCACATTGACATTCTAATCATTGCGTGCAATACTGCTAGCGCTTATGCGTTGGAAGAAATGAAAGAAAAAAGCCCCATTCCTGTCGTAGGAGTTATAGAGCCTGGCATTCAAGCCGTAAAAAATAAAATAACTGATAAAGACGCTTCTATTTTAGTCATCGCCACTAAAGCCACGATTTCTTCAAAAATGTATCAAGATAAACTTCACGCTTGCGGTTATACCCAAATTCAAAGTTTAGCTACAGGGCTTTTTGTTCCTATTGTTGAAGAAGGAATCAAAGATGGAGAAATTTTAGAAGCAACTATGCGCTATTATTTTTCATCCGTTTCCAAACCTCCTGAAGCTATTATTTTGGGTTGCACGCATTTCCCTCTTATAGCGCCTGCCATTGATGTTTTTTTCAAACACAAAAGCACATTGATTCATTCTGGCAATGCAATCGTTGATTACCTGCAAAAAAACTACGGCATTGCTCAAAAACAGATAAAAAAACAAGCAAAACTAAGTTTTTATGCCTCAAGTAATGTTTCCTCTTTAAAAGAAACTGCTCAAAAATGGCTCTCGTATCTCTAA